DNA sequence from the Syntrophorhabdaceae bacterium genome:
GGCTTGCGTCGCCCCCTCCAGCAGCAAAGCTGCCGGAGCCTCCCCCTCTCGCTCACTGCGTGAGCTGGATATATTCCCATGGCTTGCGTCGCCCCCTCCAGCAGCAAAGCTGCCGGAGCCTCCCCCTCTCGCTCGAGAACGGGCTATAGAATATAAGGGCTTGCCCCTTTTTTTGATGATATGAACGGTATTTTTGATATAATAACAATGTTCTTTCTAAAGAAACAAAGGGATCATGCGAAGCGAACGAATCAAACAATCCTCCGGGATCACCCTGATCATCATAAAAGAATCGATCCAGTCATTTTTGAAAAATAACAATTTTGAGATGTCGGCCGCGCTGGCTACATACGGCTTTTTCTCCGTCATACCCCTGCTCTTTTTTGTTTCTTACCTTCTTGGAAATTATGCGATCCTGTCACAATCCGTAACAAGCGGTATCGAGGGCCTCATAGGGCACCTTTTCCCGCTCCTCAAAACATTTATCTCAAAGGAGTTCTTTTTTTCAACACAGTATAAGATGGCCTGGCTGGTTATTACCCTGGGATTCGTCTTTGTATCAATAATGTCTCTTACGGACTCGCTCAGGACCGCTTTCCTGAAGATCTTCAGCATAGACAGCGACCCGTCCTTCCTCAAAACCATATATGCGAACGCCCTTTCTGCCTGTACCATTCTGGTCCTTTTTTTCTTCCTCGTAGCAGGAGAAATAATCTACTATTATCTATCCCACGCTGTCTTCAAGGGTGGCTACCTTTTTATCCTGTTCAATATCTTTATCTCTCTGGCTGTGGCGACGTTCTGTATGGTAATCTTCTACAAGACGTTCCTGCCGGTCAAACTGAAGATAGGACGGCTTATTACAGCCTCCTTTGTTTCGGCCATCCTCATCATCTCCATGAGAGACCTCTTCTCCACCTTTGTACAGTCCAATCCTAATTATGGTCTTGCCTTCGGCTCTCTCAAGACAATGTTCTTCATGATTATATGGGTATATTATTGTTTTCTCGTGATCCTCTTCGGCGCTGAGATCATGGTACACTTCTGGAAGAGGGACGCCCTTCTGCTGAAAGGACTTTTTCTCAAAGAAGCGGGTATTCAAAAAAGACCGAAAAATCTTATAAAAAAGTTTATCAGGCGCTATGATTCGGGCGATATTATCTTCCGGGAAGGCGAGCCGGGGGGCAGCATGTTTTACGTGATAGCCGGTACGGTGAATATCTGCAAGAAAGACCAGATCATACGGATCATGAAAAAGGATGAATACTTTGGCGAGATGGCAATGCTCGTGAACACGCCAAGAACGGCCACAGCAGTAGCCGCAGAGCCCGATACGCAGCTTGTGAGCATCTCTCACGACAATTTTGATGCCATTCTGAAAGAGAATCCCAAGATCGTCCTGTCGATCCTGAAAGAAATGACGATGCGGCTCAAGATAACAGGAGACAGCCTCTAAGGATAGTATATCGTAGTTCGTATATCGTATATCGCAAGGATTTTTTGTAGTTTACTATATACTATTTCTCACTCTCCCTTTTACGCCTTACATGGTTTTTACCAGCTACCAGTATCGAGCATCCAGCATCCGGTTCACCTATGATCTTTTCTCCTTCACCGCTACCCCGATCTCGCCTTTGTGGAGCCTGATATTCAGCTTCTCGCCTGAGGTCACCTCATCAGAGTTGTAAACGACATTCCTGGTATCGCTTTTCATGGTTATACTGTAACCCCGCCTGAGTATGCTCTCCGGGTTAAGGTCCTGCAGCCTCTGCGCGAGGGATTCTACGGCTGTCTTCCTGTCCCTGAAATAATTCGGGAAACCATGGATAAGGTTGTTCGAAAGTTCGTCAAGGTACATCCTCGATGAAATAAAAAAATCCCTTCTCTCCCGAAGTTCCATCATTCCCTGATACAGGAGGGACCTCGATCTTTCGAGCCGTTCGGCAATACGCTGGAGAAGGAGATCGTGCATCCCTTCGATGACATTGAGCAATTCCCTTTTGTCCTGTACAACCATATCTGCCCCTGCGGTCGGTGTCGGGGCCCTTACGTCTGCCACAAAGTCCGCAATTGTAAAATCTATCTCATGGCCGACTGCGGAAACGACGGGGATCTTAGACACATGGATTGCCCGCGCCACCCTTTCATCATTGAAGGGAGCAAGGTCTTCGAGAGAGCCGCCCCCCCTGCCGGTAATGATGACGTCAACCTCACCGGCTGCGTTGAGATATTCAATACCTTCAACGATCTCGGATGCGGCTTCATCCCCCTGCACCTTTACAGGATAGATCAGGACGCCCATATTGGGGAATTTGTTGTATATGACCTTCAGCATATCCCGCACTGCCGCACCGGCGGGCGATGTAACGATCCCGATCGTGTCAGGCAAAAACGGCAGGGGTCTTTTTCTGCCCTCGTCGAAGAGCCCCTCCCTGAACAGTTTTTCTTTCAATGCAAGAAATCTCGCATAGAGGACCCCCTGGTTCCCCTGCGCGATGATGTTGCTCACGATGAGCTGGTATTCCCCCCTCTTTTCGTAAACGTCTATCCTGCCTTCGCAGACGATGAGGTCGCCGTCGCGGATCATTGTGCCTTCTGCGAACCTCGCCCGGTAATTGAATGCAACGGCCTTCATCATGGCCATATCATCCTTCAGGGTAAAGTAGAGATGTCCCGAGGGGTAGAGCTTTGCGTTCGAGACCTCGCCTTCGACGCAGACGTTCCGGAACCTGCCGCTGATAAACTGTTTTATGGAAGACGTGATCTCTGAAACGGTGAGGACTTCAAACTGCCATTCGGAGTTAATGCCCATCTACTTTTTCAGATAATCCTTCATGAGCTTCATGGAACAATATTCGCCGCACATGCTGCATACGTCGTCTTTCAGGTTCCTCTCTTTCCGGAACTCCCTGATCTTATCAGGGTCGATGGCGCATTTGATCTGACCTTTCCAGTCAAGCGCCTTCCGGTACATTGACATGGCCTTGTCAAGCTGGAAGGCCTTTTCATTGCCCCTGGCCAGATCCGCGGCATGCGCCGCGATCTTCGTAACGATTACGCCATCCCTGACATCTTTCGGCGATGGTAATCCCAGGTGCTCTGACGGTGTCACATAGCAGAGGAAGTCGGCGCCGTAATAACCTGCAAGTGCCCCGCCGATTGCCGATGTAATGTGATCGTAACCTGGCGCTATATCGGTTACTATGGGACCAAGGACATAAAAGGGGGCTTCATTGCAGAGCCTCTTCTGGAGGACGATATTCGCCTCTATCTGGTTGATCGGGACGTGACCCGGTCCTTCGATCATCACCTGGACGCCGTTTTTGAGCGCCTCTGCGCAGAGCTCACCGAGGATAATGAGCTCTTCGACCTGGCCCCTGTCGGTGGCATCCGCGATGCATCCCGGCCTCAGGCCGTCGCCGAGGCTCAGTGTCATGTCGTACTTACGTGCGATCCCGACGAGACGGTCGAAGTGTTCGTAGAGGGGATTCTCCTTCTTATTGACGATCATCCACTCCGCGATGAATGCCCCGCCCCGGCTGACGATATCAGTGATCCTTCCCTGCTTTTTCAGTCGTTCGACTGAACGCTGCGTCACCCCGCAGTGGACCGTAACAAAGTCAACGCCGTCCATGCCGTGCTTTTCTATCACCTCGAAGATCTCATCGGGGTCCATCTTTGTGATGGTCTTTCTCTTTTTCACTGCCTCAACGGCGGCTTGATAGATAGGGACAGTACCAATAGGTATCTGTGCCTCCGATATGATCACCTTGCGGATCTCATCAAGGTTGCCGCCGGTGCTGAGGTCCATCACCGTATCGGCCCCTGCTTCCCGTGCCATCTTTAATTTCTCAAGCTCTTCCTTGAGGCCGGACCTTTCCGGGGACGTCCCCAGGTTCGCATTTACCTTGACGCACAGGCCTTTCCCCACACCTTTCGGTGTAAAATTTTTGTGCCTGTTGTTGGCCAGGATTGTAGCCTTGCCGGAGGCTATGTTCTCACGCAAAAGATTCCTGTCTATACCCTCGTCCTTTGCGACACGTTCCATTATCTTTGTGATCTTCCCTTGCCGTGCTGCCGTTAATTGATTGTTCATGGTCTTATCATCTCCATCTTTTCAGTAAGTTCCTGAGGGTCCCGGGCGAAAAGCCGTATGATCGGTTCTTTGCCGGTATCCCCCTTGTCATAGATAATATCGGGCGGTCTCTTGACCCTCCTTAAGATTATGTCGACAAGGTAATCAAGGCTTTTGCCTTCGGCCCCTCTGACCTTCGACGGTTCTTTCTTTCTATCAAAAAAAACAACGTACATATTGCGTTCTTTCGCCCTTGCCAGGATCGCTTTATCGTACCGTATGTTCACGCAGGTACGTACGTACGGGTAATGGCGCATATATGTGAGGATAAGTCTCGCTACATGGGATGAGGCGCCGAATTCAGGATCGCCCCTGAAATATATACCGTCGCCGCGTTTGCCGATCCTCCCCGGGAAGGCTGCGATATCCTCGATGCCTCCGGCGTTCATGATCGCATATCCTATATTCATCTGGACTTCCGGAACGAGTTCAATGCAATTGAGCTGCAATAAACGTTTTGAAGCCCTTCGCAGGCTGTTAAGGATCTCCCATTTTTGCGCTGCTTTGCTGTTCGCAATCCCGGAAGAGGTATAGAAATAGCCATCGGCATCTATCCGGTAACTTTCCTTGAGCAGCCTTTCGGTATATTGCTCGGCAGCCAAGAAGGCCTCCTTCATGGGATAATCGTTAACGAGGTATGACAGGACCGATGATGAAAAGGAACATCCCGTGCCATGGATCACCCGTTCTATCCGCTTTTTCTTCCATTCAACAAACTCTTTTCCATCATAGAGGATATCTGTCGGTTCACCCTTGAGATGCCCCCCTTTTATGATAACGGCGTTGATGCCTGAATCAACGAGTATCTTCGCAGACACCTTCATGTCCTGCACGCTGCGGACCTGTTTTCCCATCAGGATGGACGCCTCTTCGATGTTCGGGGTGACGATATGCGCCGCCGGGAAAACGGAACCGACGAGCCTTCTCATGCCTGCGCCGGTGATAAGCTCCCTGTTGTTCTTGGCCGCAAAGACAGGATCAACGACAACCGGTATCCCTTTCTTCTTCCTGAGAAATCTTGCAATCTCATCAACATACCACTGGTCAAACACCACGCCGATCTTCACGCCGTCAACCGGCAGTCCGTCGTTTATCATATCAAGCATCTGCCTGAACTGATCGGGTGGTGTCGCGTGTACATCCGTTACCCCTTTTGGACCCTGCACAACGGTGCATGTCGGTACGGATATACCGTGGAAACCAAAGGAGAAGAAGGTGTCTATGTCACGCGTGACGCCCGCGCCGGACGTGGGGTCATACCCTGCAATGGTAAGGATG
Encoded proteins:
- a CDS encoding YhjD/YihY/BrkB family envelope integrity protein is translated as MRSERIKQSSGITLIIIKESIQSFLKNNNFEMSAALATYGFFSVIPLLFFVSYLLGNYAILSQSVTSGIEGLIGHLFPLLKTFISKEFFFSTQYKMAWLVITLGFVFVSIMSLTDSLRTAFLKIFSIDSDPSFLKTIYANALSACTILVLFFFLVAGEIIYYYLSHAVFKGGYLFILFNIFISLAVATFCMVIFYKTFLPVKLKIGRLITASFVSAILIISMRDLFSTFVQSNPNYGLAFGSLKTMFFMIIWVYYCFLVILFGAEIMVHFWKRDALLLKGLFLKEAGIQKRPKNLIKKFIRRYDSGDIIFREGEPGGSMFYVIAGTVNICKKDQIIRIMKKDEYFGEMAMLVNTPRTATAVAAEPDTQLVSISHDNFDAILKENPKIVLSILKEMTMRLKITGDSL
- the xseA gene encoding exodeoxyribonuclease VII large subunit, producing MGINSEWQFEVLTVSEITSSIKQFISGRFRNVCVEGEVSNAKLYPSGHLYFTLKDDMAMMKAVAFNYRARFAEGTMIRDGDLIVCEGRIDVYEKRGEYQLIVSNIIAQGNQGVLYARFLALKEKLFREGLFDEGRKRPLPFLPDTIGIVTSPAGAAVRDMLKVIYNKFPNMGVLIYPVKVQGDEAASEIVEGIEYLNAAGEVDVIITGRGGGSLEDLAPFNDERVARAIHVSKIPVVSAVGHEIDFTIADFVADVRAPTPTAGADMVVQDKRELLNVIEGMHDLLLQRIAERLERSRSLLYQGMMELRERRDFFISSRMYLDELSNNLIHGFPNYFRDRKTAVESLAQRLQDLNPESILRRGYSITMKSDTRNVVYNSDEVTSGEKLNIRLHKGEIGVAVKEKRS
- the thiC gene encoding phosphomethylpyrimidine synthase ThiC; this encodes MNNQLTAARQGKITKIMERVAKDEGIDRNLLRENIASGKATILANNRHKNFTPKGVGKGLCVKVNANLGTSPERSGLKEELEKLKMAREAGADTVMDLSTGGNLDEIRKVIISEAQIPIGTVPIYQAAVEAVKKRKTITKMDPDEIFEVIEKHGMDGVDFVTVHCGVTQRSVERLKKQGRITDIVSRGGAFIAEWMIVNKKENPLYEHFDRLVGIARKYDMTLSLGDGLRPGCIADATDRGQVEELIILGELCAEALKNGVQVMIEGPGHVPINQIEANIVLQKRLCNEAPFYVLGPIVTDIAPGYDHITSAIGGALAGYYGADFLCYVTPSEHLGLPSPKDVRDGVIVTKIAAHAADLARGNEKAFQLDKAMSMYRKALDWKGQIKCAIDPDKIREFRKERNLKDDVCSMCGEYCSMKLMKDYLKK
- a CDS encoding PfkB family carbohydrate kinase; the encoded protein is MKNILTIAGYDPTSGAGVTRDIDTFFSFGFHGISVPTCTVVQGPKGVTDVHATPPDQFRQMLDMINDGLPVDGVKIGVVFDQWYVDEIARFLRKKKGIPVVVDPVFAAKNNRELITGAGMRRLVGSVFPAAHIVTPNIEEASILMGKQVRSVQDMKVSAKILVDSGINAVIIKGGHLKGEPTDILYDGKEFVEWKKKRIERVIHGTGCSFSSSVLSYLVNDYPMKEAFLAAEQYTERLLKESYRIDADGYFYTSSGIANSKAAQKWEILNSLRRASKRLLQLNCIELVPEVQMNIGYAIMNAGGIEDIAAFPGRIGKRGDGIYFRGDPEFGASSHVARLILTYMRHYPYVRTCVNIRYDKAILARAKERNMYVVFFDRKKEPSKVRGAEGKSLDYLVDIILRRVKRPPDIIYDKGDTGKEPIIRLFARDPQELTEKMEMIRP